The proteins below come from a single Nocardioides eburneiflavus genomic window:
- the moaC gene encoding cyclic pyranopterin monophosphate synthase MoaC, whose translation MASPDQAGDARLTHVDDTGAARMVDVGDKPVTARTASATGRVLVSPTVVELLRGEGVPKGDALAVARVAGIMGAKQTPALVPLCHPLAISGVTVDLEVTDDSVDITATVRTTDRTGVEMEALTAVSVAALTVVDMVKAVDKAAVITDIRVETKTGGRSGDWAR comes from the coding sequence ATGGCCTCCCCCGACCAGGCCGGCGACGCCCGGCTCACCCACGTCGACGACACCGGCGCCGCGCGCATGGTCGACGTCGGCGACAAGCCCGTCACGGCCCGTACGGCGTCCGCCACCGGTCGCGTGCTCGTGAGCCCGACCGTGGTCGAGCTGCTGCGCGGCGAGGGCGTGCCCAAGGGCGACGCGCTCGCCGTGGCCCGGGTCGCCGGGATCATGGGGGCCAAGCAGACGCCCGCCCTGGTCCCGCTGTGCCACCCGCTCGCGATCTCGGGCGTGACGGTCGACCTCGAGGTCACCGACGACTCCGTCGACATCACCGCCACGGTGCGCACCACCGACCGCACCGGCGTGGAGATGGAGGCGCTGACCGCCGTCTCGGTCGCCGCGCTCACCGTCGTCGACATGGTCAAGGCCGTCGACAAGGCCGCCGTGATCACCGACATCCGGGTCGAGACCAAGACCGGCGGGCGCTCAGGGGACTGGGCACGATGA
- a CDS encoding MogA/MoaB family molybdenum cofactor biosynthesis protein: MSLPAAVVVASNRAAAGTYADETGPLIADWLRGQGFDCGEPAVVPDGDPVREAIAAAVAAGARLVLTTGGTGLTPTDRTPEATAALLDREVPGIAEAIRAAGVTKGVPTAMLSRGLAGLVGDCLVVNLPGSRGGVKDGLGVLEPVVRHAVEQVVGSDH; this comes from the coding sequence ATGAGCCTTCCCGCGGCCGTCGTCGTCGCGTCCAACCGCGCCGCGGCAGGGACGTACGCGGACGAGACCGGCCCGCTGATCGCCGACTGGCTGCGCGGGCAGGGGTTCGACTGCGGCGAGCCGGCGGTCGTGCCCGACGGTGACCCGGTCCGCGAGGCGATCGCCGCCGCCGTGGCGGCCGGGGCGCGCCTGGTCCTCACCACCGGCGGCACGGGGCTGACGCCGACCGATCGCACTCCCGAGGCGACCGCGGCGCTTCTCGACCGCGAGGTGCCCGGCATCGCCGAGGCGATCCGCGCCGCCGGGGTCACCAAGGGTGTGCCGACGGCGATGCTCTCGCGCGGCCTCGCCGGCCTCGTCGGGGACTGCCTCGTGGTCAACCTCCCCGGGTCCCGCGGTGGCGTGAAGGACGGCCTCGGTGTGCTCGAGCCGGTCGTGCGCCACGCCGTCGAGCAGGTCGTCGGGAGCGACCACTGA
- a CDS encoding GNAT family N-acetyltransferase: MSGDAPGWPARLESEGVVVRALRRADADEWQAVRARNHDWLRPWDATVPPGAAPRPSSYKVVTRSLLQQARQGLCLPFVIEVEGRFSGQVTVSNVARGSAQWASIGYWVSADVAGRGVAPRAVGMVIDHCLGPVRLHRVEICVRPENTNSLRVVEKLGLEQVGYAPRFLHIDGAWRDHRIFAVTAEEAPEGVLARLSTHQSHQ; this comes from the coding sequence TTGTCCGGCGACGCGCCGGGCTGGCCCGCCCGCCTGGAGTCGGAGGGCGTCGTGGTCCGCGCGCTCCGGCGCGCCGACGCCGACGAGTGGCAGGCCGTGCGGGCGCGCAATCACGACTGGCTGCGCCCGTGGGACGCGACGGTCCCGCCGGGAGCAGCGCCACGTCCGTCGTCCTACAAGGTGGTCACCCGCTCGCTGCTGCAGCAGGCCCGGCAGGGCCTCTGCCTGCCGTTCGTGATCGAGGTCGAGGGACGCTTCTCCGGCCAGGTGACGGTGAGCAACGTCGCGCGCGGGTCGGCGCAGTGGGCGTCGATCGGCTACTGGGTGTCCGCCGACGTCGCGGGGCGCGGGGTCGCGCCCCGCGCGGTGGGAATGGTGATCGACCACTGCCTCGGCCCGGTGCGGCTGCACCGTGTGGAGATCTGCGTCCGCCCCGAGAACACCAACTCGCTGCGGGTCGTGGAGAAGCTCGGCCTCGAGCAGGTCGGGTACGCCCCGCGCTTCCTGCACATCGACGGCGCGTGGCGAGACCACCGGATCTTCGCCGTCACCGCCGAGGAAGCGCCCGAAGGGGTCCTCGCGCGGCTCTCGACACACCAGTCACACCAGTAG